GCGCGTTCCACTACCGGACGGGCGGCGTCACTCAACGGCGTCATCGGCAGACGCAGCGTATCGGTTGCCAATAATCCCAGCACCTTACAGGCCCACTTCACTGGAATCGGGTTTGCTTCTACAAATAAATCCTGATGCAGCGGCATCAAATGCTGATGCAAGCGGTGTGCTTTCGCAAAGTTGCCTTGTGCCGCCAACGCACAAAGCTGTGCCATTTCACGCGCGGCCACGTTAGCCGTAACAGAAATAATCCCTTTGCCACCCAATTTCATGAAGTCCAGGCCACTGGCGTCGTCGCCACTCAGCAGGATGAAATCTTCATCATCAACCTGCTGTTGGATCTGGCTGACACGGCTTAAGTTTCCTGTCGCCTCTTTAACAGCAACAATATTGTTGATTTTTGCCAGCCGCGCGATAGTCGGGGGCAGCAGATCACAACCGGTGCGCGAGGGTACGTTATACAGAATCTGCGGCAGCGCCGTGCTTTCGGCGATCGCCTTGAAGTGCTGGTATAGCCCTTCCTGAGTCGGCTTATTATAGTATGGCGTCACCGTCAGGCACCCCACTACCCCCGTATCGGCAAAGCAATGGGTAAGCGAAATGGCTTCAGCCGTGGCGTTAGCACCAGTACCGGCGATCACTGGAATGCGGCCATCGGCCAGTTCCAGCGTCTGCAATACCACGTCAATATGCTCGTCGTGGGCAAGCGTTGCGGACTCACCAGTAGTCCCAACGGAAACAATAGCCGCAGTTCCACTGGCTACATGATAATCAATCAGTTTTTTTAGGCTCGCGCGATCAACAGTACCTTTATTGTCCATCGGCGTAACCAGAGCAACAATACTTCCCGTAAACATTGACCGTCCTC
The sequence above is drawn from the Serratia symbiotica genome and encodes:
- the dapA gene encoding 4-hydroxy-tetrahydrodipicolinate synthase, translated to MFTGSIVALVTPMDNKGTVDRASLKKLIDYHVASGTAAIVSVGTTGESATLAHDEHIDVVLQTLELADGRIPVIAGTGANATAEAISLTHCFADTGVVGCLTVTPYYNKPTQEGLYQHFKAIAESTALPQILYNVPSRTGCDLLPPTIARLAKINNIVAVKEATGNLSRVSQIQQQVDDEDFILLSGDDASGLDFMKLGGKGIISVTANVAAREMAQLCALAAQGNFAKAHRLHQHLMPLHQDLFVEANPIPVKWACKVLGLLATDTLRLPMTPLSDAARPVVERALKSAGLL